One segment of Methanofastidiosum sp. DNA contains the following:
- a CDS encoding carbohydrate kinase family protein: protein MYDVITMGSCTIDLFVDTGTDLFRLTKDGQLYVPYGSKILVKSMNFEIGGGGTNTAGAFATFGLKVALLGKIGDDHNADKILKYLNSIQCDTSLLIKEEGSSDYSVILDAKGRDRTILTLKDKNDKLRFNEINLSRLKTKWFYLCTMLEESLDTQIKISKYANENNIGIMYNPSSYLIRKGIQKFEEILNNSTIICVNFEEAKMITGHTDPRLMSDNLLSYGPEIVIITDGNHGAYAFTKKEGYMIIPNEVNVKETTGAGDSFGAGFLTGFMKTKNIKIALEYGATESESVIQYLGAKNKFLNIEEIDSKISEYPHKIIKIK from the coding sequence ATGTATGATGTCATTACTATGGGTAGTTGTACTATAGATCTATTTGTAGACACAGGAACTGATCTATTTAGACTAACAAAAGATGGACAATTATATGTGCCATATGGGAGCAAGATTCTTGTTAAATCAATGAATTTTGAAATTGGAGGAGGCGGTACAAATACTGCTGGAGCATTTGCAACATTTGGATTGAAAGTTGCATTATTGGGGAAAATAGGGGATGATCATAATGCCGATAAAATATTGAAATATCTAAATTCCATTCAATGCGATACGTCTTTATTGATAAAAGAAGAAGGTTCTTCAGATTATTCTGTAATTCTGGATGCAAAAGGTAGGGATCGAACTATTCTTACTCTAAAAGATAAAAATGATAAGCTTAGATTTAATGAAATCAACTTATCAAGACTAAAAACCAAATGGTTTTATCTTTGTACAATGCTTGAAGAATCCCTAGACACCCAAATAAAAATATCGAAATATGCAAATGAAAATAATATTGGAATAATGTATAATCCAAGTTCTTATTTAATTAGGAAAGGAATACAAAAGTTTGAAGAAATACTTAATAATTCTACCATAATTTGTGTAAATTTTGAAGAAGCTAAGATGATTACTGGCCATACTGATCCAAGACTTATGTCAGATAATTTACTTAGTTATGGGCCCGAAATAGTAATAATAACTGATGGCAATCATGGAGCTTATGCTTTCACAAAAAAAGAAGGATATATGATCATACCAAACGAGGTAAATGTAAAAGAAACTACTGGGGCGGGAGATAGTTTTGGCGCAGGATTTCTTACAGGTTTTATGAAAACTAAAAATATCAAAATTGCCTTAGAATATGGGGCCACTGAATCTGAATCAGTGATTCAATATTTGGGTGCAAAAAATAAATTTTTGAATATTGAAGAGATTGACTCCAAAATTAGTGAATACCCTCATAAAATTATTAAAATAAAATAA
- a CDS encoding NDP-sugar synthase: MKIVILAGGYATRLWPITRKRSKVFLPIGKQNILDFVYEKVKKLNIPIIISTNEFFEEDFKEWIKDKDVELAIEKTTKEEEKLGAVKALAQLAEEIDDELFIIAGDNLFTFELTDFLKYYNNINAPITALYDIKSMDLARRYGIAELEGDRIIRFHEKPPNPPTTMAGIAMYILPKDSVRILLNYVKENKKVDNLGDFVSFLSGKTNVFGYSFSAGSWHDIGSPDSYLDSIKTYMKTYIGDCEISHSCKIIEPVVIGDKSIIKSKSVIGPFTYIGNGCEIDESSITNSVIFDNTSIEKSVINKSIVDSKCKLSNVKINNSAVGAYSKIIS, from the coding sequence ATGAAAATTGTAATATTAGCAGGAGGGTATGCAACAAGGCTTTGGCCAATTACGAGGAAAAGGTCAAAAGTATTTCTTCCAATAGGAAAACAAAACATATTAGATTTTGTCTACGAAAAAGTGAAAAAGTTGAACATTCCTATTATCATTTCAACAAACGAATTTTTTGAAGAAGATTTCAAAGAATGGATAAAAGATAAGGACGTTGAATTAGCAATAGAAAAGACAACTAAAGAAGAGGAAAAATTAGGGGCTGTTAAGGCCTTAGCACAGTTAGCTGAAGAGATAGACGATGAACTTTTTATCATTGCCGGAGATAATTTGTTCACTTTTGAACTAACAGATTTCTTAAAGTATTATAATAATATCAATGCACCTATTACCGCCCTATATGATATTAAAAGTATGGACCTTGCAAGAAGATATGGCATCGCGGAGTTAGAAGGCGATAGAATAATAAGATTTCATGAAAAACCTCCAAATCCACCCACTACAATGGCGGGGATAGCGATGTACATCTTGCCTAAGGATTCAGTCAGAATTCTATTAAACTATGTAAAAGAAAATAAAAAAGTGGATAATTTAGGCGATTTTGTAAGTTTTTTGTCGGGGAAAACTAATGTTTTCGGATATTCTTTCTCAGCGGGTTCGTGGCACGATATCGGGTCTCCGGATTCTTACTTAGATTCAATTAAAACATACATGAAAACATATATAGGAGATTGTGAAATATCACATAGTTGCAAGATTATTGAGCCAGTAGTAATAGGGGATAAATCTATAATTAAAAGCAAATCAGTGATAGGGCCTTTTACATATATCGGAAATGGATGCGAAATAGATGAATCTTCTATTACGAATTCAGTTATATTTGATAATACTAGTATAGAAAAATCAGTTATTAACAAAAGTATTGTTGATTCAAAGTGTAAATTGTCTAATGTAAAAATAAATAATTCAGCAGTTGGGGCGTACTCAAAGATTATATCGTAA
- a CDS encoding mechanosensitive ion channel family protein — MILDNHWILEIFILAISIIFSILIINIFFYILKKVDRDEKFFNFFKLKNPLIFISFLALFITITNIFESEIIRINTVTSIIKIIVIFNFTWLSISFVNVLNDYLYQIFNLSKKDNIKERKIVTQIQYIKSVLIFLIIIISCSLILISFDSLKNIGVGLITSVGVLGIVIGFAAQKSFSNLLAGFQIAFTQPIRIDDVVVVEKEWGRVEEITLTYVVVCIWDQRRLILPISYFIDTPFQNWTRSSADILGTVFFYVDYKIPILEIKQEFRKILESSELWDEKVGILQVTDTTEKTMELRGIVSAKDSPQLWDLRCYVREKMIEYIQKRYPDNLPKTRLEFSNKLN; from the coding sequence ATGATCTTGGATAATCATTGGATATTAGAAATATTTATATTAGCAATAAGCATTATTTTTAGTATCTTAATAATTAATATTTTCTTTTATATTTTAAAAAAAGTTGATAGAGATGAAAAATTCTTTAATTTCTTTAAATTAAAAAATCCTTTAATATTTATTTCTTTTTTAGCCTTGTTTATAACAATAACTAATATTTTTGAGAGTGAAATTATTAGAATTAATACTGTAACTTCAATTATTAAAATCATTGTTATTTTTAATTTTACTTGGCTTTCTATCTCTTTTGTAAACGTCTTAAATGATTATCTTTACCAAATATTTAATTTATCAAAGAAGGACAATATAAAGGAAAGAAAAATCGTCACACAAATTCAATATATAAAATCTGTATTAATATTCTTAATTATAATAATTAGTTGCTCATTGATATTAATAAGTTTTGATAGTCTTAAAAATATAGGTGTAGGATTAATTACCTCAGTTGGAGTCTTAGGAATAGTCATTGGGTTTGCAGCTCAAAAATCTTTTTCTAACCTATTGGCTGGATTTCAAATTGCATTTACACAGCCAATTAGAATAGATGATGTAGTTGTAGTCGAAAAGGAGTGGGGTAGGGTAGAAGAAATAACATTGACATATGTGGTAGTATGCATATGGGACCAAAGAAGATTAATCTTACCCATATCATATTTCATAGATACCCCATTTCAGAACTGGACAAGATCTTCGGCAGATATTTTGGGGACTGTATTTTTTTATGTTGATTATAAAATACCCATCTTAGAAATAAAACAAGAATTTCGAAAAATACTTGAATCTTCAGAACTATGGGATGAAAAGGTTGGTATTTTACAAGTTACAGATACAACAGAAAAGACGATGGAACTTAGAGGAATAGTTAGTGCTAAAGATTCGCCCCAGTTATGGGATTTAAGGTGTTATGTTAGGGAAAAAATGATTGAATATATCCAAAAACGGTACCCAGATAACCTCCCAAAGACACGATTAGAATTTTCAAATAAATTAAACTAA
- a CDS encoding glycosyltransferase: MSENLNNGNIYSERKKINSLKVPKLKEYEKVVGKEPIEKLKELAESFEGVKLLELNSTSYGGGVAEMLKSSVPFLNQFGIEDDWKVMKGNDDFFNVTKSIHNLLQGKKHDFTKNMEDIYTSCTEENVDGNIIDEEYDIITIHDPQPLGLAKYLKKDNQKWLWRCHIDLDVDVFADNKNLRKLITDLASYYDAAIFSKVQYIVYSWDLPKFIIPPYIDPLSDKNKELKEELISEILDKYHIDKNKPIILQVSRFDKWKDPVGLISIYKSVKQKEDCQLVLVGSMASDDPEGVTILEDVKEEIKSIKDVYILLNLSDVEVNAMQRAATVVVQNSIKEGFGLTVTEALWKGKPVVARPVGGLTLQIIPDKNGFLIHGAKKRADKIVWLLRNPDKAEIIGKNAKEFVMKRFMMPGRVYDSILTIKTMPHIPNESIVSFHPWYEL; encoded by the coding sequence ATGTCTGAAAATCTAAATAATGGAAATATTTACAGTGAAAGAAAAAAAATTAACTCATTAAAAGTTCCTAAACTTAAAGAATATGAAAAAGTAGTTGGGAAGGAACCTATTGAAAAATTAAAGGAATTGGCAGAATCATTTGAGGGAGTTAAGTTACTAGAACTAAATTCTACTTCATATGGGGGCGGAGTAGCCGAGATGTTGAAATCTTCTGTTCCTTTCTTAAATCAATTTGGAATAGAGGATGACTGGAAGGTTATGAAAGGAAACGATGATTTTTTTAACGTTACTAAGTCAATCCATAATTTACTTCAAGGAAAAAAACATGATTTCACGAAAAATATGGAAGATATCTATACTTCTTGCACTGAAGAAAATGTAGATGGTAATATAATCGACGAAGAATATGATATAATTACTATCCACGATCCTCAACCTCTTGGCTTGGCAAAGTACCTGAAAAAGGATAATCAGAAATGGTTGTGGAGATGTCATATTGATTTGGATGTAGATGTTTTTGCGGACAATAAAAATTTACGAAAATTAATCACTGATCTAGCAAGCTATTATGATGCGGCTATTTTTTCTAAGGTTCAGTATATTGTATATTCTTGGGATCTACCAAAGTTTATAATACCCCCTTATATTGATCCCCTATCTGATAAAAATAAAGAATTGAAAGAAGAGTTAATCTCAGAAATCCTTGATAAATATCATATTGATAAAAACAAGCCAATAATATTACAGGTAAGTAGATTTGACAAGTGGAAAGATCCTGTGGGCCTTATATCAATTTATAAATCAGTAAAGCAGAAAGAAGACTGTCAGTTAGTCTTAGTGGGGAGCATGGCAAGTGATGACCCAGAAGGAGTTACTATTCTAGAAGATGTTAAGGAAGAAATAAAAAGCATTAAGGACGTATATATATTATTAAATCTCTCAGATGTTGAAGTAAACGCAATGCAAAGAGCAGCAACAGTAGTTGTGCAAAATTCAATAAAAGAAGGATTTGGGCTCACTGTAACTGAAGCATTATGGAAAGGTAAACCTGTGGTCGCTAGGCCAGTTGGAGGATTGACACTTCAAATAATCCCTGATAAAAACGGATTTCTAATTCACGGTGCCAAAAAACGTGCAGATAAGATAGTTTGGCTATTACGAAATCCTGACAAGGCGGAGATTATCGGAAAAAATGCAAAAGAATTTGTAATGAAAAGATTTATGATGCCTGGCAGGGTGTATGATTCAATTCTTACAATTAAGACCATGCCACATATTCCGAATGAGAGTATTGTCAGTTTTCATCCTTGGTATGAACTCTAA
- a CDS encoding phosphomannomutase/phosphoglucomutase: MIFKLYDIRGIYPKEIDEKFAYSLGRTFGKSYKKILFGIDSRISSEKFKDPFITGVVDEGTKISYAGMISTPFMYFITKNNFDVGVLATASHNPKEYGGFKACDIEGLPLSPINQIKPMFKEYELPKILEKAEDYKINLENNYIDYYLNKFENIKTPKIVVDFSNGATVVERKILDAIFKNKTYLSYTPDGNFPDHMPNTMTLDCLENIIHRVLEEKADIGIIFDGDGDRIGIIDEKGQPIKGDILTAIISEQLLSELKGNIIYDLRCSKIVPETIIANGGLPIKSRVGHYFIKKLMKEKDVIFAGELSNHFYFKEAGGFEAPLLALLYILKSIENNTLSEIAKKYAKYYQSGELNFKVENKEDKMQSILDLFDEGQVEEIDGISIYYMDWWINVRPSNTEPVLRVNIESNNEVTLMEKINYIKKIMDS; this comes from the coding sequence ATGATTTTCAAATTATATGATATAAGAGGGATTTATCCAAAAGAAATCGATGAGAAATTTGCATATAGTCTTGGTAGAACCTTTGGGAAATCCTACAAAAAAATTCTCTTTGGAATCGATTCTAGAATAAGCTCTGAAAAATTTAAAGACCCTTTTATAACGGGAGTTGTCGATGAAGGTACAAAGATTAGTTATGCTGGAATGATATCAACACCTTTTATGTATTTTATCACTAAGAATAATTTTGATGTTGGCGTCCTTGCAACGGCCTCACACAATCCAAAAGAATATGGCGGTTTTAAAGCATGTGATATCGAAGGATTACCGCTTTCACCAATTAATCAGATTAAACCTATGTTTAAAGAATATGAACTCCCCAAAATATTAGAAAAAGCAGAAGATTATAAAATAAATCTTGAAAACAACTATATAGATTATTATTTAAATAAGTTTGAAAATATCAAAACTCCAAAAATTGTCGTGGATTTTTCAAATGGTGCAACGGTTGTTGAAAGAAAAATACTTGATGCCATTTTTAAAAATAAAACTTATCTTTCTTATACCCCTGATGGTAATTTTCCAGATCATATGCCCAATACAATGACTCTTGATTGTCTGGAGAATATAATCCATAGAGTATTAGAAGAAAAAGCAGATATTGGAATAATCTTTGATGGAGATGGGGATAGGATAGGAATAATTGATGAAAAGGGTCAACCAATAAAAGGAGATATCTTAACAGCTATAATTTCGGAGCAATTACTCTCGGAATTAAAGGGAAATATAATTTATGATTTGCGTTGTAGCAAAATTGTTCCTGAAACAATTATAGCTAATGGTGGATTACCTATTAAATCTAGAGTGGGACATTACTTTATTAAAAAATTAATGAAGGAAAAAGATGTGATATTTGCAGGAGAACTGTCTAATCATTTTTATTTCAAAGAAGCAGGAGGATTTGAAGCACCTCTTTTGGCCCTTCTATACATTCTAAAAAGTATTGAGAATAATACTTTGAGTGAAATTGCAAAAAAATATGCCAAATATTACCAAAGTGGTGAATTAAATTTTAAAGTTGAGAACAAAGAAGACAAAATGCAATCAATTTTAGATCTATTTGATGAAGGCCAGGTAGAAGAAATTGACGGTATTTCTATTTATTATATGGACTGGTGGATTAATGTAAGACCTTCGAATACTGAACCAGTTCTAAGAGTCAATATAGAATCAAATAATGAAGTCACTCTAATGGAAAAAATAAACTATATTAAAAAAATTATGGATAGTTGA
- a CDS encoding MFS transporter, with translation MNSHDQNIGLKYILRDGVASQIMITLTSGTFLTAFALSLGASNLLIGIMASIPAIANLIQIPAVYIVERYRDRRKISMFSSAISRSFILLIALLPCLVNYKLGIIFFILFLILQSAFSAISGCSWNSWMRDLIPIHMLGSFFSRRMRFATLSSIPMALLAGYFIDYWSSSYPNLMVFSYSIIFFFGYLSGLIGVYYISKIPEPGMLLKAESNILRLFSQPMKDINYRNLLKFLGSWNFAVNLAAPFFTVYMLKRLDLSMSSIVLLMILGQLMTFIFLHFWGRISDKFSNKSVLQICGPLFILSILGWTFTTLPEKYILTIPLLIIIHATMGISAAGVSLASGNITLKLAPEGNSTAYLAFSSIINSITAGIAPIIGGIFADFFEKRELALTLEWISPENKLLFETFNLKSWDFFFFLAFLIGLYSLHRLANIHEGEEIQRKIIFNELFLEARHGVRGFSNIGGGLRYMIQFPFSTLLLVKKPDFLRRRLMRRIRSKNIYRYKKQSKN, from the coding sequence ATGAACTCTCACGATCAAAATATTGGCCTTAAATATATACTTCGTGACGGGGTAGCAAGCCAGATAATGATAACTTTGACTAGTGGAACATTTCTAACGGCATTTGCATTGAGTCTCGGAGCTTCTAATTTATTGATAGGTATCATGGCTTCAATTCCGGCAATAGCCAATCTTATACAAATACCTGCAGTTTATATCGTTGAGAGGTATAGGGATAGAAGAAAGATTTCTATGTTTTCATCTGCTATTAGTAGATCTTTTATTCTTTTAATAGCTTTATTGCCTTGTTTAGTTAATTACAAACTTGGCATAATATTTTTTATATTGTTTTTAATATTACAATCGGCATTCTCTGCTATAAGTGGGTGTAGCTGGAACTCTTGGATGAGAGACTTGATTCCAATACATATGTTAGGATCATTCTTTTCGAGAAGGATGAGATTTGCAACATTATCAAGTATTCCGATGGCGCTTCTAGCAGGATATTTTATTGATTATTGGAGTAGCTCGTATCCAAACTTAATGGTATTTAGTTATTCAATTATATTTTTTTTCGGATACCTTTCTGGGTTAATTGGCGTCTATTATATTTCGAAAATACCTGAACCTGGAATGTTATTAAAGGCAGAAAGTAATATTCTAAGACTTTTTTCTCAGCCTATGAAGGATATAAATTACAGAAATTTACTTAAGTTTTTAGGGTCTTGGAATTTTGCAGTCAACTTGGCTGCACCCTTTTTTACCGTATATATGTTAAAGAGATTAGATCTAAGCATGTCGAGTATTGTTCTTCTTATGATCCTAGGGCAATTGATGACCTTTATCTTTTTACATTTTTGGGGTAGAATATCTGATAAATTCAGCAATAAATCTGTATTACAGATTTGCGGCCCTCTTTTTATTTTAAGTATACTTGGATGGACTTTTACTACTTTGCCAGAAAAATATATTCTCACCATACCCTTGCTCATAATAATTCACGCAACAATGGGCATATCTGCAGCCGGAGTATCTTTAGCCTCTGGAAACATAACATTGAAACTGGCACCCGAAGGTAATTCTACAGCATATCTCGCATTTTCTAGTATCATTAATTCTATAACTGCTGGCATAGCCCCTATAATTGGAGGGATATTCGCCGACTTCTTTGAAAAAAGAGAGTTGGCCTTGACTCTAGAATGGATATCTCCTGAAAACAAACTCTTATTTGAAACATTTAACTTAAAGTCTTGGGATTTCTTTTTTTTCCTTGCCTTTTTAATAGGATTATATTCACTTCACAGATTGGCGAATATACACGAAGGTGAAGAAATACAAAGAAAGATTATTTTCAATGAATTATTTCTTGAGGCCAGACATGGCGTTAGGGGATTTTCCAACATTGGTGGGGGCTTGAGATATATGATCCAATTTCCTTTTTCAACATTATTATTAGTTAAAAAACCTGATTTTTTGAGAAGACGACTCATGAGAAGAATTAGGTCGAAGAATATTTATAGATATAAAAAACAATCAAAAAACTAA